The following DNA comes from Salvia splendens isolate huo1 chromosome 17, SspV2, whole genome shotgun sequence.
TCAAACATCAAAATGTAGCAAAGCAAATCAACATACACAAATCAAGATGTATGTTTTGTTTACAACAATTAGTGCAACGACGGAATACTCTGTTCGTTCCTGAAGAAATTCTCAGGATCAATCACACTCTTAATCCGAACAAGACGATCAAAATTATTCTTGAAATATCTTTTACCCCAAACGCTAGCTTGCTCATAACTCGTCTCGCCAACAACACTGTTCACTCCAAGGTCAAGATCTCTGTAGTTGAAATACGCTGCCCTCGGATTCCTCGAAACATAAGGAGTCAAGTATTTCTCAACCCTTCGATTCCACTTTATATACCTGTCCGAATCTCCATTCTCGTCTTCTCTCCAGAAAACCACCTGTAACAACTTGTACAGGTTCCCCGCCCTATGGGGAAACGGAATGGCGGATTCTGAGATCTCTGCCATTCTTCCACCGTAAGGATTCAACGCGAACGCTGCATTCGCGCCTTCCTCTTCGAAGAAACGCCTCCACAAGCCTTCGAGCCCGGATTCAGGAATTGGTTGTTGCACGTAGTTCGATTTCCCCTTGAAGGGAATTCTTGTAGCGGGATCGGTTCGGTTGAGTAAAACCTCCGGCGGTGTTTCGATGGGCAAACCGCTTATAAACACCATTGCTTGTATCCAGCTCACTTCCGTGCAGTCTTCTCTCGTTAGCCCTAACTCCGGGAACTTCTCCTTCATCAACGGAAGCAGTCTGTCGATCCGACCGAGAAACAACGAGGCAAAATTAGCTACAACAGTCAATTTCGTGCCGGATTGAGTTGAGTTTGCAGTTAATAACGAGACTCCGATGAACAAATCTTTGTCTAGCTCAGGAGCCACGTGTTGCCAGCGGTGAACGATCTGAGTCACGTTCTGTTCCAAAGTTCTGCCGACTCCAAAAACAGTGACTGTTTTTGGAACATCCACCAGTTGTACCTTCCAGGCAGTAATCACGCCGAAGCTGGCCCCACCGCCGCCTTTGATTGCCCAAAACAGATCCTCGCCCATTGACTTTCTGTCCAGGATTCTGCCGTTGGCGTTGACTATTCTGGCGTCGACCACATGATCGGCAGCGAGGCCATGTTTCCGCATCATTGCGCCGTAGCCTCCGCCGCTGAAGTGCCCACCGATGCCGACGGTGGGACAAGTGCCAGCTGGAAAGCCCAGGACGGGGCTTTTCGCTGCGATCGAGTAATATAAAGAACCGATGGTTGCGCCAGATCCGACCCAGGCAGTCTTGCGGTCAACGTCAACCAAAACGTCACTGAAATTGATCAAATCAATTATGACAAACGGGACTTCGGATTGATAGGACAGGCCCTCGAAGTCATGACCGCCGCTTCGGGTTCTGGTCTGGACGCCGCTGCGTTTGGCGCAGAGGATTAGTGGCGGGATCTGGGATTCGTGTTCGGGAGTGATGATTGCGAGCGGTTTTGAGGTTGAATTTGTGTCAAATCTTGGATTTTGGATGGTTATTTTTAAGATGGATGTGTATGAAGAGTTGATTGGAGTGTAGATGTTGTTGGAAATGGAAGAGTAGTTGTTGAATTTTTGGGACAGGCATTGAAGAAAATTGTTGGCACAACATGATGTTTGTGAGCAAGAAATGGTGGCAAGAAGAACCAAAATGAAAGAGAGAGTGGTTGAAGGTTTCATGATTGAGTTGTTGTGTCTGTGTAGAAACTAGTTTATTCCATGTTCGATTTATAGAATTTATAATCAACTCGTGTTTACCGAATCCATAGTTTGTGTTTTCAAAATGAGGAAAAATGTGTAACTAGGAACCAAAATAATTGTACTATATGGACGACTTAATACTATTTATGTCGgctcaaatttcaaaatatgtAAAGGAATATGAGTAAAACGTTGGGTGGCCATGTGCAATACGTTTATATACTCTATGGGaatgttcggtttgcaagattgtttCCCGGGATTaattatgtagtgtgtttggtctatgagattcaatctcacagCTCAATTCGGGATTAATAATCATGAAATAATTAGTCATAGGTAATcccatatgactaaaataatcttacaacTCAATACATATGTTGGTATTATCTTATGTAGGAAACTGAACACCACGTCCAATATCAATAGTCTTGGCAATGATGACATGAGATTAAACTCCACACTAGTAAAGAAGGAGATATATAgaagaaaaaatagttttagtactgttagtggataatggatcAAACATCATCAGTCACAAAatcttattaaaaatagaaaaactaaTTTTTATAGACGaactaaaaggaaaaaaatatcaattgagTAATATATGGTCTATTtaccatatttattttttaagtaaaaatgtATAACCAAATTACAACACCAAATaaagtgtgattgtgtgaaatATACGAATCATATGGAATTGAACCCAAAACCTCTCCTAATGAAAGTCTGCGTGATTTAAGTAGCTTGTTGCACTAACCTTTACGCATAAGGTGAACACAAATTATGATTAACTAAGATAATCCATTACTAAAATATAGATAGTCTTCTTCTATACCAGTTCCTTTGTTTGAAAATTGGGATATACTAGATTTAAACTATTGTGTATCCAAATCAATGAAATCTgtcataatttttataaattattttgctATTGGGGGTAGTTGAGATTGTATTGTCAAGAACCAATATATTATTTATACACATTTACAAGGAAAGTTTGTTTAAATACTTTTTGAATCTATGAAGGGTACGTAGGTAGATAATTCAAACATAgataacataaaaataaaaataaaaagataagcATTGGTCAAagctaaaattaaaatatgatgaTGCAAATTGAGTTGATAAGAtggataataatttatttattgcgATTTGGCGTACACACATACCATTGTAACTTGttatgtatttaaaatttattaactaaatatttaaaaaactaaatgctaaaaattaatttaaattcttATGTGTATATTGAACTCTAAATTTATTAAATGCAAAAGAAACACATGAAATCgaaatcaaataataataaaaataaaatttaaaaagcgACAAAAAGAGTGGGCCGAAAAGCAAGGGAAATTGGGCTTCAATTAATGGGCCTTCGAGTATTATTAAGCTCAATTTGAAGGACAtaggtaattttaattttttttaagaaatatctagtttttaaattgtaatATGAGCTTATGCTTACACGGGATGAGTGTATAATCTATAGATGAACACATTTTGGGTATCTTACTATTCATGGGAAGCTTCCTccaattaatagtagtatatggttagtttttgttttatttttgtgttctcaTCACTTTCTTAtctatttttcaaatttattcttAACTTAGTTTTGGATAAATTTGGGAAATGAAGTGGTGGAGTTCTTAACTTATGTATCTATTCTAGGACTGATGCCAACCTAGAAATTTTCACTATAATTTTCTAATGCAATTTACAATAAGAGAGAACACCTCTATATATAAGAAACATAGAGATCCTAATACTAATAACACCAGGATACATATCTCAAAAGAAATACAGCatatcctaaaaaataaatcattaaATATAGTAGGAAACATATTAGGCTTTATTTAACTTTCCAGGCTCTATAAGCCCACCACCTTATTATCTTATTAAAACAATCTAaatacatgaaaaataaattattacaaGTACTTATCCAAATAGTAAATGCAGCAAAGCAAACCACACACAAACTTAGTGCAACGTCGGAATGCTCTGTTCGTTCTTGAAAAAATTATCAGGATCAACAACACTCTTAATCTGAACAAGACGATCGAAATTATCCTTGTAATATCTTTTACCCCAAATGCTAGCTTGTTCGTAACTCGTCTTACCCTCAACATTATTAACACCGAGGTCAAGATCTCTGTAGTTGAAATACGCTGCCCTCGGATTCCTCGAAACATAAGGAGTCAAGTATCTATTAACCCTCCGGCTCCACTTTATAAACTTCTCCGAATCTCTGTTCTCGCCGTCCCTCCAGAAATTCACCTGCAATATCTTGAACAGGTTTCCGGCCCTGTGGGGAAACGGAATGGCGGATTCTGAGATCTCCGCCATTCTTCCACCATAAGAATTCATTGCAAACGCAGCAAACCGGCCTTCCGGTTCGAAGAAATGCCTCCACAAGCCCTCAAGCCCGGATTCAGGAATGGGTTTTTGAACATAGTCCGATTTCCCTTTGAAGGGTCTTCTTGTGCTGGCATAGGTTCGGTTGAGCAAAACTTCCGTTGGAGTTTCGACAGGCAAACCGCTTATAAACACGGTTGCCTTTATCCAGCTCACTTCCGCGCAGTCTTCTCTGACTAACCCTAACTccggaaacttttctttcatcaaCGGGAGCAATTTGTCGATACGACCAAAAAACAAGGAGAAAAAATTGGCGTTGATCGTCAATTTGTTGGTGGATTGAGTGGAGTTTACGGTGGTTAGAGTGATTCCAATGAATAAATCTTTGTCTAGGTGAGGAGCCACGTATTGCCAGCGGTGAATGATTTGAGTTGCATTCTGTTCCAACGTTCTGCTTACTCTGAAAACAGTTACAGTTTCAGGAACATCCACTAGCTCTACCTGTTGGAAtgaagaaaatatgtgtgattGAAGGAAATAACTAATGCACAATTAGAGCCAATTGAAGAAAGGTAGAAATCAATTTAGATCAATCAAAAGATAATCTgagttataaataaattatttatattcctTTGTTAATGTAGAATAGAATTTTGTAAAGAGTTTGATGTGTTAAGGTTGATTAACAAGAGCATAATagaatatactccttccgtcccccGTAGATgacttattttcctttttaatttagCACATCCAAGATTATTAATTACtcaaaatagaaacttttatctctactttattctctccatctcacacacaaaataaaattgcataaaatcccgtgctgCCAAAAGAAGGGGTTATCTTctttgggacggaaggagtagtattttgATTCTTTCAGtcttttattctcttcattatATTATCTGAGTACCTTCCAAGCAGTAATCACACCGAAACTGGCCCCACCGCCGCCTCTGATTGCCCAGAACAGATCCTCACCCATTGACCTTTTATCTAGGATTCTGCCGTTAACGTCGACTATTCTAGCATCAACCACGTGATCAGCCGCGATaccatattttctcatcattACGCCGTAGCCTCCGCCGGTGATGTGCCCTCCGATGCCAACGGTAGGGCAAATCCCGGCCGGAAAGCCCAGAACCGGGCTTTTCTGTGCGATGGCATAGTAGAAAGCACCGAGCGTCGCGCCAACGCCTACCCAAGCGGTCTTGTGCTCGACATCAACCGTCACTTCATTAAAATTGATCAAATCAATGATCACAAACGGGAGTTGGGATAGATAAGATAGCCCCTCGAAGTCATGGCCACCACTTCGGGTTCTCGTATGCACGCCGCTGCGTTTGGCACAGAGGATTATAGGCGGGATCTGTGATTCGTGTTGGGGAGTGATGATTGCGAAGGGTTTTGAGGTTGAATTTGTGTCAAATCTTGGATTTTGGAGGGTTATTTGTAAGATGGAGGAATATGAAGAGTTGGTTGGGGTGTAGATGATGTTGGAAATGAATTTTTTGGACAGGCATTGGAGAAAATTGTTAGAAGGAGATGATGCTTGTGAGCAAGAAATGAAGGCTAAAGAAATCAAAATGAGAGATAAAGTGGTTGAAGGTTTCATGTTTGTGTGATTATCTGTTTGTGGAAACTAGTGTCTTCTATGTTAGATTTTATAGAATTTGTCATCAAATCTAATTGACTGAATATATAGGTCGTGGCGTCGTGTTTTTaaactgataaaaaaaatgtaacaagGAACCTCAATAATTGATTAGATCAAAGACTTGGTACTATTTAGCTCCCTTCTTTTG
Coding sequences within:
- the LOC121773521 gene encoding berberine bridge enzyme-like 18, which translates into the protein MKPSTTLSFILVLLATISCSQTSCCANNFLQCLSQKFNNYSSISNNIYTPINSSYTSILKITIQNPRFDTNSTSKPLAIITPEHESQIPPLILCAKRSGVQTRTRSGGHDFEGLSYQSEVPFVIIDLINFSDVLVDVDRKTAWVGSGATIGSLYYSIAAKSPVLGFPAGTCPTVGIGGHFSGGGYGAMMRKHGLAADHVVDARIVNANGRILDRKSMGEDLFWAIKGGGGASFGVITAWKVQLVDVPKTVTVFGVGRTLEQNVTQIVHRWQHVAPELDKDLFIGVSLLTANSTQSGTKLTVVANFASLFLGRIDRLLPLMKEKFPELGLTREDCTEVSWIQAMVFISGLPIETPPEVLLNRTDPATRIPFKGKSNYVQQPIPESGLEGLWRRFFEEEGANAAFALNPYGGRMAEISESAIPFPHRAGNLYKLLQVVFWREDENGDSDRYIKWNRRVEKYLTPYVSRNPRAAYFNYRDLDLGVNSVVGETSYEQASVWGKRYFKNNFDRLVRIKSVIDPENFFRNEQSIPSLH
- the LOC121773479 gene encoding berberine bridge enzyme-like 8, whose translation is MKPSTTLSLILISLAFISCSQASSPSNNFLQCLSKKFISNIIYTPTNSSYSSILQITLQNPRFDTNSTSKPFAIITPQHESQIPPIILCAKRSGVHTRTRSGGHDFEGLSYLSQLPFVIIDLINFNEVTVDVEHKTAWVGVGATLGAFYYAIAQKSPVLGFPAGICPTVGIGGHITGGGYGVMMRKYGIAADHVVDARIVDVNGRILDKRSMGEDLFWAIRGGGGASFGVITAWKVELVDVPETVTVFRVSRTLEQNATQIIHRWQYVAPHLDKDLFIGITLTTVNSTQSTNKLTINANFFSLFFGRIDKLLPLMKEKFPELGLVREDCAEVSWIKATVFISGLPVETPTEVLLNRTYASTRRPFKGKSDYVQKPIPESGLEGLWRHFFEPEGRFAAFAMNSYGGRMAEISESAIPFPHRAGNLFKILQVNFWRDGENRDSEKFIKWSRRVNRYLTPYVSRNPRAAYFNYRDLDLGVNNVEGKTSYEQASIWGKRYYKDNFDRLVQIKSVVDPDNFFKNEQSIPTLH